From Microcaecilia unicolor chromosome 11, aMicUni1.1, whole genome shotgun sequence, the proteins below share one genomic window:
- the SERTAD1 gene encoding SERTA domain-containing protein 1 has product MLAKGIKRKYSEMSGRTDFPPDAVGGCRDPVTTVPSPSLLNLSLLKLHRSLGHVEPNLRHLVLVANTLRRLQGDVRVEPSHQANTWRAASSPAPLMTSSREDLDICRRQIQGDDLLLSNCDTSWYASVSTMLEDLNQVEGPSSNSHPLPLPDDPIDSLKVSGGSLEGAKVEPVQSAPASPAPLEILSSGSYLLEDNFQDIFEDIDTSMYDCEPWSPSSLVNFKAFANTEDTEVKPLTSGQNGKLELTELDYLMDVLVGTQAC; this is encoded by the coding sequence ATGTTGGCCAAAGGCATTAAACGAAAGTACAGCGAGATGAGTGGCAGAACGGATTTTCCTCCAGATGCAGTGGGAGGTTGCAGGGACCCAGTGACAACTGTGCCTTCACCCTCTCTGCTAAACCTCTCCCTGCTGAAGTTGCATCGGAGCTTAGGCCACGTGGAGCCCAATTTACGACATCTGGTTCTTGTGGCAAACACCTTGCGTCGTCTGCAAGGTGATGTTAGAGTAGAGCCGAGCCACCAGGCAAACACCTGGAGAGCAGCCAGCAGCCCCGCACCACTGATGACTTCATCCAGGGAAGACTTGGATATCTGTAGGCGACAGATCCAGGGGGATGATCTTCTCCTCTCCAACTGTGATACCTCTTGGTATGCCTCTGTTTCTACCATGCTGGAAGACTTAAACCAAGTGGAGGGGCCGAGTAGTAATTCTCACCCCTTACCCCTACCGGACGATCCCATTGACTCTCTGAAGGTCAGCGGAGGGAGCCTGGAAGGAGCAAAAGTGGAGCCTGTTCAGTCTGCTCCTGCCTCACCTGCACCTTTAGAAATTCTCAGCTCCGGCAGCTACTTGCTAGAGGATAATTTCCAGGACATCTTTGAGGACATCGATACTTCCATGTATGACTGTGAGCCATGGTCTCCCTCTAGCCTAGTGAATTTTAAAGCATTTGCCAACACAGAGGACACTGAAGTAAAGCCTTTGACCAGTGGACAGAACGGGAAACTGGAGCTGACAGAATTGGATTATTTAATGGATGTACTTGTAGGGACCCAAGCCTGCTGA